From Actinomycetota bacterium:
GCCGGCCGCCCGGCCTCGACGGTGCGGGGCTGGCTGCGGCGGTTCCAGGCGCATGCCGAGGCGATTCGGGTGGCCTTCGCCTGGGTGGAACACCGAGTGTCGCCTGCCAGCGTGAAGGGACCACCTGAGGCCGGTTTCTGCCACGGTCATGGGACCACCTCTGCCAGTTATGGGACCACCGGCGTGTCGTGACGCCGGGTGGTCGGGGCGCTTGTTCGATCTGCACGTTCTGTTGCCCAGACGTGGAGGTCCAGTGGCGTTCCGGGAGGTCGATGTGGTGGAGATCCGTGAGGTGCTACGAGGGTGGCTGGACGGGGGTGGGTTACGCACGATCGCCGAACGCGCCGGAGTGGACAGGAAGACGGCGCGTCGGTACGTCGAGGCGGCGCAGGCCGCCGGGCTGGTTCGGGATGCCGGCCAGGCGGCGTTGTGCGACGTGTTGATCGGCGCGGTGGTCGAGCGGGTACGGCCGGCCCGTCCGAACGGTCACGGCGCGGCCTGGGAGGCGTTGGCGGCGCGCCGGGCCGACGTCGCCGGGTGGGTCAAGGACGGCAAGACGCTGGTGAAGATCGAGGAGCTGCTTGCCCGGTCGGGCACGGTGGTGCCGTACCGCACGTTGCACCGGTTCGCGGTCGCGGAGTGCGGGTTCCGGGTGCGTGGCACGACGGTCCGGGTCGCGGACGGGGACCCGGGGGTCGAGTGTCAGATCGACTTCGCCCAGATGGGGTTCATCACCGACGCGGAGACCGGCCGGCGGCGGAAGGTGCATGCGCTGATCCTGACGGCGGTCTATTCGCGGCACATGTACGTCCATCTGTCGTACGGGCAGACGCTGGCCGATGTGATCGCCGGCTGCGAGGCCGCCTGGCTCCACTTCGGTGGCGTGTTCAAGGTTCTCGTGCCCGACAACCTGAAGCCGGTGGTGATCGACGCAGACCCGGTGAACCCGCGGTTGTCGGTCGGTTGGCTAGACTACTCCCAACACGCGGGTTTCGTCACCGACCCGGCGAGAGTCCGCCGGCCACAGGATAAACCACGAGTGGAACGGGCTGTGCAGTATGTCCGGTCGAACTTCTTCGACGGCGAGGACTTCCCCAGTCTGGACGCGGCGCAGCAGGCCGCCCGGCGTTGGTGCACCGAGAAGGCCGGGATGCGGATCCACGGCACGACCGCGGCCCGCCCGTTGGAGGTGTTCGACGAGCTCGAGGCGCCGCTGCTGCTGCCGGTCCCACCGGTCTACGACGTGCCGCTGTTCCGGTCGGTCAAGGTGCACCGGGACCACCACTGTGAGATCGGGAAAGCGCTCTACAGTTTGCCTTCCGCCTACATCGGCGTTCAACTGGACGCCCGCGCGGACTCGGCGCTGGTCAAGCTGTACCACCGCGGCCAACTGATCAAGACCCACCCCCGGCAGCGGCCCGGCGGCCGGCACACCGACCCGGCGGACCTACCCACCGAACGCACCGGGTACGCCATGCGCGACCTGGAACGGTTGCAGCGCACCGCCGACAAGCACGGCCGGCACATCGGCATCTACGTGTTCCGGCTGCTGGACGACAAGCTGCCCTGGACCCGGATGCGTGCGGTCTACCGGCTGCTGGCGCTGGTCCGCCGCTACGACGCCGCGACGGTGGACGCGGCCTGCCGCACCGCCCTGGAGTTGGACGTCGTGTCCGTCACCAAGATCGCCGCGATGCTCGCCAAGGCCCTCGAAACGGCCGCTCCGGACCTGCCGGCGGCCGCCGGACACCCGGCCGGCCGGTTCGCCCGCGACCCGTCCGAGTTCACCCCGGCCGGCCGCCGCCGGCTGCACCTCGTCCCCGACCCCACCACCGCGGAGCCCACCGAATGACCACCACCCACACCACCACCATCAACCCTGCCGGGGCCTCGTCGGCCGGTGGACCGGTCGACCCGATCGGCACGGACCTGCTCACGCTGCTGCGCACCCTGAAGCTGTCCGGGATGAAAGACACCCTCCCGGAACGGCTCTCGCTGGCCAAGAGCCGGCAGCTCAGTCATCACCAGTTCCTGGAACAGCTGCTCGCCGACGAGGTGTCCCGCCGCGACGCCCGGTCCGCCGCCGCCCGGGCCGCCCGCGCCGGGCTGCTGCCGCTGATGCGGCTGGAGACCTGGACCGAACCGGAGAACCTGATCTACGACCGGCAACTGCTGTCGGACCTGACCACCCTGCGGTTCGTCGAGGCCGGGCACAACCTGCTGGTCCTGGGAGCCGTCGGGGTGGGCAAGAGCCATCTGGCCACCGCGCTGGGGCACATCGCGGTCCGTCGGCGGCTGACCGTGCAGATGATCCGGGCGGAGAAGCTGTTCACCCGGCTGCGCGGCGCCCGGCTGGACCAGACCCTGGAGGCCGAGTTCCGCCGACTGACTCGCCTGGACCTGCTGATCATCGACGATTTCGCGCTCAAGGCGCTCGACGCGACCACCACCGTCGACTTCTACGAACTCTGCGTGGAACGGCACGCCAGGGCCGTCGCAACGGTGGTGACGAGCAATCGTGACCCGGGCGAGTGGCTGTCCATGACATCGGACCAACTTCTGGCCCAATCGGCTGTCGACAGGCTGACCGGGCACGCGCACACCCTGATCCTGGAAGGACCGTCCTACCGGCAACGCCACAACCCGGTGGGCGGCCACCGGTCGGCGAGTGGTGACCGGCCATGAACGATCCCGAAACCCGGCCCAGCACCGTCGAACTCGCCGAATCTGCGGCCGAGGCCGT
This genomic window contains:
- the istA gene encoding IS21 family transposase; translated protein: MAFREVDVVEIREVLRGWLDGGGLRTIAERAGVDRKTARRYVEAAQAAGLVRDAGQAALCDVLIGAVVERVRPARPNGHGAAWEALAARRADVAGWVKDGKTLVKIEELLARSGTVVPYRTLHRFAVAECGFRVRGTTVRVADGDPGVECQIDFAQMGFITDAETGRRRKVHALILTAVYSRHMYVHLSYGQTLADVIAGCEAAWLHFGGVFKVLVPDNLKPVVIDADPVNPRLSVGWLDYSQHAGFVTDPARVRRPQDKPRVERAVQYVRSNFFDGEDFPSLDAAQQAARRWCTEKAGMRIHGTTAARPLEVFDELEAPLLLPVPPVYDVPLFRSVKVHRDHHCEIGKALYSLPSAYIGVQLDARADSALVKLYHRGQLIKTHPRQRPGGRHTDPADLPTERTGYAMRDLERLQRTADKHGRHIGIYVFRLLDDKLPWTRMRAVYRLLALVRRYDAATVDAACRTALELDVVSVTKIAAMLAKALETAAPDLPAAAGHPAGRFARDPSEFTPAGRRRLHLVPDPTTAEPTE
- a CDS encoding ATP-binding protein, producing the protein MTTTHTTTINPAGASSAGGPVDPIGTDLLTLLRTLKLSGMKDTLPERLSLAKSRQLSHHQFLEQLLADEVSRRDARSAAARAARAGLLPLMRLETWTEPENLIYDRQLLSDLTTLRFVEAGHNLLVLGAVGVGKSHLATALGHIAVRRRLTVQMIRAEKLFTRLRGARLDQTLEAEFRRLTRLDLLIIDDFALKALDATTTVDFYELCVERHARAVATVVTSNRDPGEWLSMTSDQLLAQSAVDRLTGHAHTLILEGPSYRQRHNPVGGHRSASGDRP